In a genomic window of Helianthus annuus cultivar XRQ/B chromosome 10, HanXRQr2.0-SUNRISE, whole genome shotgun sequence:
- the LOC110893203 gene encoding homeobox-leucine zipper protein ANTHOCYANINLESS 2, with translation MEGNGNQRAREEVPATTSDENENCEVRSSDEEEINHGGSSSSSRKYSRYTREQVEELENFFKKNPHPTEKERTEIANKLNITINKVKFWFQNRRTQLKSQKERSENVILKQENEQLRLDNLAMAEVLKNPLCNKCGAQATIPDGSIHKHKVVIENTRLKEELSHMANFASHVSQMFGIPLPNKVTIPGDPLNPIMSRSLMDYDIPIQRNEYLVQASRAMEVLLKLGNVNAPLWNRNIEGGGETLNFVEYERAFPPSLGTKPPGFISEATRARSVVPMTSSTLVEALLNADQWREMFIGIIGSCTTMEVISNGTGGSRNGALQLMKAEIQLISPLVPVRGLKFIRFAKQQAQGQWTVVDLSIDSRIEGHMTRRCPSGCILHDMPNGFTMVTWIEHTEYDEQSVSHQYRQLINSGVGFGAQRWISALLRHCESITAIMSPTLNHHLLQDTKRSLRGLAQRMMSIFCGGVCLTDGQQWDLVADHAPKRPRIMAHNYISGFGEPMGIVTSATYSVWIPTNHQHLFDMLKTKDRCIWDVICHRIAARNMIHLPLGQDETSPNCISILYSNMERTTEDDQVMVLQETISDMTGSLIVYATIDFPTVSVVMNGEDISSVALLPSGLCIVPGYGEDGAGGERGSMVTVGLQLLHPDITTSNMITMETIIMINDLVARTVQGIIEIV, from the exons ATGGAAGGAAATGGTAATCAAAGGGCCAGGGAAGAAGTACCTGCAACAACATCCGATGAAAATGAGAATTGTGAAGTCAGGTCTAGTGACGAAGAGGAAATCAATCATGGTGGTTCATCTTCGAGTTCACGAAAATATAGCCGTTACACACGAGAGCAAGTTGAAGAACTTGAAAA TTTCTTCAAAAAGAACCCTCACCCTACCGAGAAAGAAAGGACTGAAATTGCAAATAAACTCAATATCACTATCAATAAGGTTAAATTTTggttccagaatagaagaactCAATTGAAG AGTCAAAAGGAGCGCAGTGAGAATGTGATTTTGAAGCAAGAGAACGAGCAACTGAGGCTTGATAATTTAGCAATGGCAGAAGTCCTAAAGAACCCGCTTTGCAACAAATGTGGTGCACAAGCAACAATACCAGACGGGTCCATTCACAAACACAAAGTCGTGATAGAGAACACACGGTTGAAAGAGGAACTTAGCCACATGGCTAATTTCGCCAGTCATGTCAGTCAAATGTTTGGTATACCATTGCCAAACAAAGTGACAATTCCTGGTGACCCTTTAAACCCAATCATGAGTCGATCACTTATGGACTACGACATACCCATTCAAAGGAATGAATATCTTGTGCAAGCATCAAGAGCCATGGAAGTGCTCTTAAAGCTTGGGAATGTCAATGCTCCACTATGGAATAGAAACATAGAAGGTGGAGGAGAAACCCTTAATTTTGTTGAATATGAAAGGGCTTTTCCTCCTTCCCTTGGCACAAAACCACCTGGATTCATATCTGAGGCTACACGGGCTAGGAGCGTGGTACCGATGACTAGCTCAACCCTTGTAGAAGCATTACTCAACGCG GATCAATGGAGAGAAATGTTTATAGGCATTATAGGCAGTTGTACTACAATGGAAGTGATTTCCAATGGTACAGGAGGCTCAAGAAATGGTGCTCTCCAACTT ATGAAGGCCGAAATTCAACTCATTTCGCCTTTAGTGCCAGTTCGAGGGCTTAAGTTTATTCGATTTGCCAAACAGCAAGCACAGGGGCAATGGACTGTGGTTGATTTGTCAATCGATTCAAGAATTGAAGGACACATGACAAGAAGGTGTCCTTCTGGTTGTATCCTACATGATATGCCAAATGGTTTCACCATG GTTACGTGGATCGAACATACCGAATACGATGAGCAATCGGTCTCCCACCAGTATCGTCAGTTAATCAACTCGGGTGTGGGCTTCGGTGCACAAAGATGGATTAGTGCACTTTTGAGACATTGTGAAAGCATAACAGCCATCATGTCTCCCACCCTCAACCACCACCTGCTTCAAGATACAAAAAGAAGCTTAAGAGGCCTAGCACAAcgcatgatgagtatcttttgtGGTGGGGTTTGTTTAACCGATGGTCAACAATGGGATTTGGTTGCGGATCATGCACCGAAAAGACCAAGGATCATGGCACACAATTACATAAGTGGTTTTGGTGAACCAATGGGAATAGTCACTAGTGCAACCTATTCAGTCTGGATACccacaaatcaccaacacctGTTTGATATGTTGAAAACAAAAGACAGGTGCATATGGGATGTGATATGCCATAGGATTGCCGCTAGAAACATGATCCATTTACCGTTGGGCCAAGATGAAACAAGTCCTAACTGCATCTCCATTTTATATTCCAATATG GAAAGGACAACCGAAGACGATCAGGTTATGGTGCTGCAGGAGACAATCAGTGATATGACGGGATCACTCATTGTCTATGCAACTATAGATTTCCCAACAGTATCCGTGGTGATGAATGGCGAGGACATTTCTTCGGTGGCTCTCTTGCCATCAGGGTTATGTATAGTCCCAGGATATGGTGAAGACGGTGCAGGTGGTGAACGTGGATCAATGGTGACTGTGGGGCTCCAACTATTGCACCCAGATATAACTACCTCAAACATGATCACAATGGAAACCATCATCATGATAAACGATCTGGTGGCACGAACAGTTCAGGGAATCATAGAAATTGTTTGA